The Polyangium aurulentum genomic interval GCGCGGGATCTGTTGCTCCGCGATCGATCCGAGGCCGTGCGCGGCGCTGCGGCCGATTACCTCTGGCGCTCGCTCGCGAAATCCGACCAGGGCAAGGAGGCCGATCGACGCGCGCTGTCGCGGTGCGCGGGCGAAGATCGCAATGCCTCGGTGGCGCTCCGCTGCGCGCGCGCACCGCAGGCGCGCACGGGGAGCGAGGACGTGCTCGTCTTCGTGGCCCCGGACGGCAGGAACGAGCCGCTGCCGCGAGCGCCCTACGCGCTCGTGCGTGGCGACGGCCTCTTGCGGATGGGCGTCGCCGATCGCCGCGGTGCATTCTTCGAGCTGGGGGTGCCGAAAGGGACGATCCGGCTCACGGTGCCGGCGCCGCTGTCGAAATGAAAAACGCCGCCCCCCAGGACAGAGTGTCCCGAGGGGCGGCGTCATGGGCGATTAGCGACGCGCGACCTTGCGGTTCGACGGCCGCTCGATCGAGGCCACCGCGCGCGGCGCGGGCGAACGCTCGATCGACGTGATGAACGCCGCGTCCGCGGTGGCGACGGCGTCACCGAGGACCACGTCGCGCTCGCCGTCCGCCTCGCTCGCCACGAGCTGATCGCGCGAGGCGAGCTCGGACGCGCGGGCGGAAGCGTCGATCATGCGCACGCTCTCCGCACCCGAAGCAGCGCGCGCCACCGTCCACGCGGCGATGACGGTCGGCGGGAGCGTGAACGACCCGCCGTTCGTCGAGACGCCCGCGTACATCCACGGTGCGTCCGTCGGAACCTTCCGCCACGCCGCGCCAGACGCGTCGTGCACGAAGATCGCGCCGCGCGCCGCGTCGAGCAGCACGCGCCGCGCCTGCCGACCATTCTCGATGGTCGACACGTCTGCGTAGACGAGCCGACCCTTCGGCCCGATCTCGACGTGCTCGAGGATGCGCACTGCATTGCTGCCGTGCGCGTCCGCGAGCGTCGTCTCACCGCGGAGGATCTCCGATCCATCCGCGTTCGAGGTCCGCTCGACGCGGCTCGCGAGCGCCGCGCCATCACGGAAGACAAACACCTGTCCCGCACCGGCCTCGCGGCCCGCGCACGCCGTCGCGCGGGGCTCGGGCGAAGCGGACCCGCCGATCGAGCAGCCGATCAGCATGCCCGCGAGCGCCACCGTCACCGGAGCGGAAAACCAATGCATCACCATTCGATTCATGGCGCGCAACATACCCACGATGCATTCGCCACGCTCGTCATTTCAACGGAAGGTCGGACATTGATCGACAGGTGGCTCGACGCGCGGATCGCGGGCTTTTCGGAGTCGAGCGGGCAGTCTGGGGGGGCGGACATTGGTCGACCGTGCCCGAGGTCGCTCGTGCGCCGATCCAGGATCTTTGCGGTGCAAAGGCGCGACCGGGGGCCCTCGGCTGTGCCATGCTGGGCGCATCTGGGCAGGCTGTCCGGGGGATCGGAGCCATCTCGCTCGCGGGCTCCCCGCCCACCGAGCTTGGAGGTCGTCATGAACAATCGATCCGCTCTTCCTTTCGCGCTCCTCGCGCTTTTCATCTCCTCCGTCGGCGCAGGCGCTGCCGCGTGCTCCGGCGGTGACGAGCCGAGAACCACGGGCGATACGTCATCCGTCGGCGGCTCGGGAGGGGGCGGCGCGGGCGGCGCAGGGCCCGGCGGTGGCCCGAGCAATCCCCCGAACGCGCTCCCCCCCGACGGCACCCCCGAAGCGACCAGCCAGGGCCCGCAGGTTGCCTGCGACAAACTCGATCCCCAGAAGCCCGCCATCGTTTCCTTCGGGGCAGAGGACTCGAACGCGATGGGCGGACCCCCGCACATCCGCGAGATCCTGGAGCTCGGCCTCGGCATCGAGCCCTGGACGGGCGAGGCGCGCCGCTACGAGATGCTCAATTACTATCGCATCGACTACCCCGCGCCCGCCGTGGGACAGATCTCGCTCTTCCCCGAGCTTGCCGCGACGAAGACGCCGGACGAGCTCGATTTCCAGCTCGGCGTCCGCTCCTTCGACGCGCAGATGCCGCGCCGTCCGATGACCCTCACCTTCGTGGTCGACACCTCCGACTCCATGCTGGGCCCCGGCATGACGCGCGCGCGCGCCGCCGTGCAGGCGGTCGCCAAGAGCCTGTCCGCAGGCGACGTGGTCAACGTGGTCACCTGGAACAAGGAATCCGCCGCCGTGCTGAGCGGCCACGCGGTGAGCGGCCCGAACGACGCCACGCTGCTCGGCGTGGCCGACAAGCTCGAGCCCAACGGCAGCACCGACCTGCACAACGCCCTCGTCTCGGGGTACGCCCTCGCCGAGCAGCACTATGGCCCCGATCGGCTGAACCGCGTCATCCTGATCAGCGACGGCGGCGCGGGCATCTCCGAGCCGGATGCCGCTCTCATCGCCGAAAAATCCGTGGACGAGAGCAAGGAGGGCATCTACCTCGTCGCCGTGGGCACCGGCCCGGCCCTGTCCTTCAACGAAAGGCCCCTGCGAATCGCGGCCGATAGAGGCCGCGGCGCGTATGTCTACCTCGACAAACCCGAGGAGGCCGCGCGCATGTTCGTCGAGCGATTCGACGAGACCATGGAAATCGCGGCCCGCGACGTGATGGTCGAGCTGACGCTCCCCTGGTATTTCCAGGCGCGCGGCGGCGAGGCGTTCAACGAGGAGGCGAAGGACGATCCGCAGCACCTCGCCCCGAGCGACGCGATGATCTTCAGCCGTGTGCTCGAGGCCTGCGACGCCTCGACGATCAACCCGGACGACGACATCACGGTGCGCGTGAAATGGAAGATCCCGCTCACCCTCGTCGAGCAGCAAGCCGAGCTCACGATGACGGTGCAGTCCCTGCTCGACGCGACGAAGGACGGGCTGCCGAAGGGCAAGGCGATCCTGGCCTACGCCGAGGCGCTCCGGATGCCCTCGCAGAAAGCCCTCGCCGCGGCCCGCGCGCTCGCGCTCGAGGCGAATCCCGCGGGCACCGACGCCGATCTCGCCGAGATCATCTCGCTCATCGAGAAGCACCCGCAGTATTGAACCCGCGGGGCGGCATCGACGGATCGCGCTGGAGCCAGTTGTCTTCGGCGTAATGCGCGCCCGCCTCGATCACGTGCAGCGTGTACGCGTGCCGGGATCGAGGCGAGCGGTTCTCCCGGCTCATGTGCGGCAACATTCCGTGCAGCACGATGAGCGTCCCCTCTGCCGCCTCGAGGGGCACGAGCCTCTCGAGCGGCCAGGGCGAGCCGTCGAGCACCTCCGTCCGCACCTGGTCGTTCTTGTCGCGCCGGAAGCGCGACTTCAGGCCCTCGCGGTGCCCGCCGGGGATCGCCCACATGGCGCCGTTCTCGATCGTCGCATCCTCCAGGGCAAACCATAACCCGAGGGCGCTCGGCGGCTCGGTGTAGAGGAACGTCGCGTCCTGGTGGCAGCGCACCTCGCCCCCGATCCCGGGCTGCTTGAAGATGTACATCGACTGGAGCAAAAGCGGCCGCTCGACCCCGAGCGCCTGCACCACGCCCGCGAGCGCCGGCGACCTCGAGAATGGCGCGAACACCGGATCGAGGTCGTGCAGCGCGTGCCCGATCTTGTTGATCGCCCGCTCCTTCGGCACGGCGAGATGGCCGTCGGCCCCGATCGCCTCCTCCTCGAAGAAGAAGCGGATCTTGTCGCCAGACCCCAGAAAATAATGGTCGATCTTGCGCTCCTGCTCCTTCGTCGTGAAGATCGTGAGCGCCTCGCCCGGGTCGAATGCGCGCACGAGCTCATCGGCCCGATTGCGCAGGGCGCGGCACGTGTCTCGGTCGACGAAATCGGGCATCACCAGAAAGCCGTCGCGGTGGAACTGCGCGATGGCCTCGCTCGTCAGGGTCGTGGCTGTCACGGGGGGAGTATAACGCGTTCGCGACGTCAGGCCGTCGCGCTCTCGCTCTTCGCCGCGCCGCCCTTCGCCGCGCCGCCCTTCGCCGCGGCTTGTTCCCTGCGGTTTTTCATCCACACGAGGAACGCGGGCAGGAGCAGCACCGCCGAGAGCAGGCACGTCAGCTCTCCGACGGCGGCCGCGAGGCCGAAGCTCGCGGTGCCCTTGTTGATCGACCATATCAGCGCGAGATAGCCGATCGTCGTGGTGAGCGAGCAGAGCACGACGGCCCCGCCCGTCTCGCGGATGACGCGATCGAGCCGCTCCCCCCGCTCGGCGCGATAGCGCTGCATGAGGTTGTGCGCGTACTCGGCGCCGATGCCGAAGGTGATGGGCAGCGCGATGAAGTTCAGGATGTTGAGCTTGATGTTGCGGAAGTACAGGAACGCGATCAGCAAGCACACGCCCGTGAGCCACGGCAAGAACACGCCCCACGCGTGCGCGCGCCCGCGGAACGCGACGAGGATGACGAGGATCGTCCCGATCGCCGCCACGGCCACCGCCTTGGGCGCGTCCTCGATGACGGCCATGATCATGTCCGCGTAGATCACCGCGCGCCCCGAGCCCTTGATCACCTCGCCCGTGGGCAGCTTCGTATAGCGGAAGCTATCTGCCCAGCGGATGAGGTAATGCGCATCCCACACGCTCTGGCCCGATTTCGGCACGATGTAGACGATCCGCCCCCGCGTCCCGTCCTTCTCCGTGAACGGCCGCGCCACGGGCTCCGGCAGATCCGGGATTCCGATGACCTTCAGCTCGCCCTCGGGCATGTACGGCGAGATCTCGGCCCAGTCCGCGTCCGAGACGAACCCCCGCGTCCTCGCCTTTTGCAGGATGCGCCGCATGTCCTCGACGAGCGGGATCTTCTTCTCCTGATCCTTCGGCAAGAGCGAATAGATCGTGACGACCTTCTCGAAAGGCTTCTTGTCCGAAGGCGCCGCGTCGTAGCGCTTTTGCAATTCGTCGGCGAGCATCGGCACCTGGTCGAGCCGGTCGGTCATCACCGCCATCCCGTCCTGCGACATTCGCCCGACGATGCTCCCCACGCGCCCCGAGAGCGTGAGCGCCGCGCTCTTCGTGCGCCGCTCGTTCGTGATCTTGTTCATGTCGTACTCCATCGGGTCCGAGGCCAGATAGAGGTACGAAATCGCGGCCGAGCCCAGGGCCAGCACGACCCCCACGATCGACAGCGCCCGGGGCGCGGCGAACGCGAGCTTCGCGAAGGCGACGCCGTAGATGCCGCGCGCCTTCGTGTTCACCGCGCCCTTCTTGAACGCGGGCAAGACCCTCTCGCTCGCCGCGAGCAGGGCCGGCGTGAAGAGGTACGTCGACAGCCAGCACAGGATCATCCCGTAGCCGCCGATGATCCCGAAGTGCTTGAAGCCGCGGAAATCGGTGACGATGAGCGAGCCGTACGCGAGCATCGCGGTCGCCGACGAAGCCAGCGTGGGCACCCACGTGTCGCGGTGCGCGGCCGCGATCGCCTCCGGCACCTCGAGCCCATCGTCGCGGCGCGCCTCGAT includes:
- a CDS encoding vWA domain-containing protein, producing the protein MNNRSALPFALLALFISSVGAGAAACSGGDEPRTTGDTSSVGGSGGGGAGGAGPGGGPSNPPNALPPDGTPEATSQGPQVACDKLDPQKPAIVSFGAEDSNAMGGPPHIREILELGLGIEPWTGEARRYEMLNYYRIDYPAPAVGQISLFPELAATKTPDELDFQLGVRSFDAQMPRRPMTLTFVVDTSDSMLGPGMTRARAAVQAVAKSLSAGDVVNVVTWNKESAAVLSGHAVSGPNDATLLGVADKLEPNGSTDLHNALVSGYALAEQHYGPDRLNRVILISDGGAGISEPDAALIAEKSVDESKEGIYLVAVGTGPALSFNERPLRIAADRGRGAYVYLDKPEEAARMFVERFDETMEIAARDVMVELTLPWYFQARGGEAFNEEAKDDPQHLAPSDAMIFSRVLEACDASTINPDDDITVRVKWKIPLTLVEQQAELTMTVQSLLDATKDGLPKGKAILAYAEALRMPSQKALAAARALALEANPAGTDADLAEIISLIEKHPQY
- a CDS encoding phytanoyl-CoA dioxygenase family protein codes for the protein MTATTLTSEAIAQFHRDGFLVMPDFVDRDTCRALRNRADELVRAFDPGEALTIFTTKEQERKIDHYFLGSGDKIRFFFEEEAIGADGHLAVPKERAINKIGHALHDLDPVFAPFSRSPALAGVVQALGVERPLLLQSMYIFKQPGIGGEVRCHQDATFLYTEPPSALGLWFALEDATIENGAMWAIPGGHREGLKSRFRRDKNDQVRTEVLDGSPWPLERLVPLEAAEGTLIVLHGMLPHMSRENRSPRSRHAYTLHVIEAGAHYAEDNWLQRDPSMPPRGFNTAGASR
- a CDS encoding efflux RND transporter permease subunit, translating into MNERPPPRLLVRLGALQAQKPLAVLLVALLSLIPAVFFATRLGFKPDFAELLPDNKDSVLEMRRVSQRLPGITTLTVTAEIADGKNEEKLRQFVDGLVPRLEKLGPPWVERVDWSVLETRKFFDQNKVLFANLEDLQKAHDEVVGRYEYEVAKRRGDLLEDDGGPPPITAQSVRERLLGKQAADPKAPPAPRPGETAGIHPNGYYMSPDGRFAAVIVRTSLSSKKDREELRRKVEAAIAEVGPRGLDPTMEIGWTGDLIISGEEYDAIVRDLGEVGALGVAGVLASVLLFFLRVRTVLVMGASLLIGLGWTFGITYFTIGYLNSSTGFLVSIIAGNGINYAIMYMARYIEARRDDGLEVPEAIAAAHRDTWVPTLASSATAMLAYGSLIVTDFRGFKHFGIIGGYGMILCWLSTYLFTPALLAASERVLPAFKKGAVNTKARGIYGVAFAKLAFAAPRALSIVGVVLALGSAAISYLYLASDPMEYDMNKITNERRTKSAALTLSGRVGSIVGRMSQDGMAVMTDRLDQVPMLADELQKRYDAAPSDKKPFEKVVTIYSLLPKDQEKKIPLVEDMRRILQKARTRGFVSDADWAEISPYMPEGELKVIGIPDLPEPVARPFTEKDGTRGRIVYIVPKSGQSVWDAHYLIRWADSFRYTKLPTGEVIKGSGRAVIYADMIMAVIEDAPKAVAVAAIGTILVILVAFRGRAHAWGVFLPWLTGVCLLIAFLYFRNIKLNILNFIALPITFGIGAEYAHNLMQRYRAERGERLDRVIRETGGAVVLCSLTTTIGYLALIWSINKGTASFGLAAAVGELTCLLSAVLLLPAFLVWMKNRREQAAAKGGAAKGGAAKSESATA